A region of the Pseudomonas anguilliseptica genome:
CCGGGGCGCGGTTATCCGGTCGGTGCGGCATTCTTTTCCGTGGGCCGCTTGTATCCGGCCTTGGTCGGCAACGACATCGGCTGCGGCATGGCGCTATGGCGCACCGATATTGGCGTGGCCAAGCTGAATCTGGACAAGCTGGAAAAGCGCCTCGGTAGCCTCGAAGGTTCCCTTGACGATGATTGGCAGGAGGCCATCGCGGCTTTCGGTCTGCCGCCGAGCGGTCATGAGCGTGCCCTCGGCACCATTGGCGGCGGCAATCACTTCGCCGAACTGCAGCAACTCGATCAGAGCTTCGACGATGAAGCGCTGGCGAACCTCGGTATCGACCGCAAGCAGCTGTTGTTACTGGTGCACAGCGGTTCGCGTGGGCTGGGCGAGGCGATTCTGCGCGAGCAGGTCGACTTGTTCGGTCATCAAGGGTTGGAGGCCGGCTCTGCGGCTTGCGCCCATTACCTGGGACGCCACGATGGCGCCTTGCGCTTCGTCGAGGCCAATCGGCAGCTGATCGCTCGGCGCATGCTCGAACGGCTGCACGCCGAGGGCGGACAGTTACTGGATATCAACCACAACCTGGTATCGCCGGCACATATTGCGGGTCAGGACGGCTGGCTGCACCGCAAGGGCGCCACGCCGTCCGATCAGGGTGTGCTGGTGATTCCTGGCTCTCGGGGCGATTACAGCTACCTGGTGCAGCCGCTGGCCGACGAGCGCAGCCTGTTGTCTCTGGCCCATGGCGCAGGGCGTAAATGGATGCGCAGTGACTGCAAGGAGCGCCTTGCTACGCGTTACAGCGCCAAGCAACTGGAGCGCACGGCGCTGGGCAGCCGGGTGATTTGTGCTGACCGGGCGCTGATCTACGAGGAAGCGCCAGAAGCCTACAAGGCCATCGACTCGGTGGTCGGTGCGCTGCGCGAGGCCGGTTTGCTGCGGGTTTTGGCACGGCTGAAGCCGGTACTGACCTACAAGACACGGGGAGGCTGCTGCTGATGATGATCCTTCTGCAATTGTCGGCGGCCCAAGGGCCGCAAGAATGCGCCTTGGCGGTGGCCAAAGCGCTCAAGTGTCTGCTGGGGGAAGCCATAGAGCTGGGCGTCGAGGTGCGGGTGCTGGAGGAGGAAGCCGGCGAACGTCAGGCAACTTTGCTTTCGGTCTTGCTGGCGCTGAGCGGTGAGGCAGCCGAGCAACTGGCGGATGCCTGGAGCGGTTCGCTGCAATGGGTCTGCGTCAGCCCTTATCGGCCGGCGCATCGGCGCAAGAACTGGTTCTTTGGCGGCGCGCGGTTCGCTGCGCCGCCGGCCCACCTGGAAAGCCAGATCCGTTTCGAAACCCTGCGCTCCTCCGGTCCCGGCGGCCAGCATGTCAACACCACGGACTCGGCAGTGCGCGCCACTCACGTGGCCAGTGGCATTAGCGTCAAGGTGCAGTCCGAACGCAGTCAGCACGCCAACAAGCGTCTGGCGTTGATGCTGATCGCTCAAAAGCTAAGTCAGCGTGCGGAGCAGGCACATGGCGACTTGAGGGCCGAACGGCGCCTGTTTCATCATCAGGTGGATAGGGGCAGCCCGGCACGGATTTTCCGTGGCTTGAGTTTTACATCCGAGTGATGCGAACGGTACTCGCTTAAAGCCCCGGCATTTGCTGTGCTGCTCGTTTGGGCAGTACAGCCACTACCTGTGCAAGATCAGCTCTTGGCGTCCAGGCACTGCTCTGGCCTAACTGGGCTAGCCATGACAAGTGTGTCGCCTACACTCAAGCGCTAACTCTCTGGAGTTATCACCTGCGCCGTCGTATCTGGAGCTAAGGTCAAGAACTTATGTGTGCGCGACTATTTGCCAGCCTGCTACTGGGCCTGCTGTGTTGTCATAGCGCGGTAAGCGAGGAACTGCGGCTGGTTACGGGGGACGACTACGCACCGTTTACCGGGGAAATGCTACCCGCTGGGGGCATGCTCACCCAGGTTGTTCAAGCGGTGCTGGCGCTGAGCGATATCGACAGCACACTGGACTGGCAGCCTTGGAATCGCGGCTATCTGAAAACTTTACGAGGCGAGTACGACGCCACATTTCCCTATGTGCCCACGCCTGAGCGAGAGAAAGAATACATCTACTCGGCACCATTACTGGTGGTTGAGCATCATATTTTCAGTCGTAGTAATGATCCCATCGAGGCCTTGGATCCTGAGCAGATTCGGGGGCGGAGCGAGTGCATACCGCTGGGTTGGCAACCCTCTGCTCTGCTCCAGGGATTTCTGGATCAGGGGGTTGTGCGACGTCACTCGCCGATAGGCATCAAGGAGTGTGCGAGGCTGGTATTGATTGGCCGTGATGATTTCTTTGTCGCTGATCGACGCCTCGGTGATACGGCATTGCAGTTGATTGGTGCCAACAATGGCCAGCTACAGCGCTCGGCCGAAATGATCAGTACTAGTTCTCTGCACCTGATCGTGCCGCACAATCACCCTCGCGGCTCGCTGATCATCGCGCAGTTCGATGCCGGCCTAGATCGTCTTATGGTCAGCGGTGCTTATCAGCAAGTTATAGAGGGGTATATAGAGTCTCGGGCGCTGGTGCAGAGCAGCCAGTAGCTCGGTGAACCGTCTTGTCGCTGCCCTCTGATGGGTCTTGGTTGGCTCGCGGTCCCTGGCGATGCCGTCACTCAGCCGGTTTCTTCAGCTTCGGATTAGGAAAAAACTGCACGACTTGCACCTTGGGATCCGCGGCCTTGGGTTTTAGCGCGCTGATATTGACCCGCGTCGGCAGTTCGCGCGGTACCGAGTTGCCGCGCTCGTCCAGGGTGTCGGCGTAGCCGCAGGCCACGCATTCGCGGTGCGGCACGTCGTCGACATTCCACATCTGGATCTTGTCCATTTCGCTGCACGCCGGGCAGACCGCCCCGGCGATAAAGCGTTTTGCGCTGACATTCACAGGTACATCTGTCATGCGGCCTCCTGGCTCAAGCCGAGGTGGCGCAGCAGGGCGTCGATGGAGGGTGGGCGGCCACGGAAGTCGACAAACAGCACCATCGGTTCCTGCGAACCGCCGCGAGCCAGGATCGCCTCACGGAAGGCGCGACCGGTGGCGCTGTTGAATACGCCTTCTTCCTCGAACTTGGAGAAGGCGTCGGCGCTCAGCACTTCG
Encoded here:
- a CDS encoding YheV family putative zinc ribbon protein yields the protein MTDVPVNVSAKRFIAGAVCPACSEMDKIQMWNVDDVPHRECVACGYADTLDERGNSVPRELPTRVNISALKPKAADPKVQVVQFFPNPKLKKPAE
- a CDS encoding substrate-binding periplasmic protein, which produces MCARLFASLLLGLLCCHSAVSEELRLVTGDDYAPFTGEMLPAGGMLTQVVQAVLALSDIDSTLDWQPWNRGYLKTLRGEYDATFPYVPTPEREKEYIYSAPLLVVEHHIFSRSNDPIEALDPEQIRGRSECIPLGWQPSALLQGFLDQGVVRRHSPIGIKECARLVLIGRDDFFVADRRLGDTALQLIGANNGQLQRSAEMISTSSLHLIVPHNHPRGSLIIAQFDAGLDRLMVSGAYQQVIEGYIESRALVQSSQ
- the prfH gene encoding peptide chain release factor H — translated: MMILLQLSAAQGPQECALAVAKALKCLLGEAIELGVEVRVLEEEAGERQATLLSVLLALSGEAAEQLADAWSGSLQWVCVSPYRPAHRRKNWFFGGARFAAPPAHLESQIRFETLRSSGPGGQHVNTTDSAVRATHVASGISVKVQSERSQHANKRLALMLIAQKLSQRAEQAHGDLRAERRLFHHQVDRGSPARIFRGLSFTSE
- a CDS encoding RNA ligase RtcB family protein — its product is MGTCIRNLSDGIVLIAADDTWIEGKAIQQLETTARLPGMQRVAGMPDLHPGRGYPVGAAFFSVGRLYPALVGNDIGCGMALWRTDIGVAKLNLDKLEKRLGSLEGSLDDDWQEAIAAFGLPPSGHERALGTIGGGNHFAELQQLDQSFDDEALANLGIDRKQLLLLVHSGSRGLGEAILREQVDLFGHQGLEAGSAACAHYLGRHDGALRFVEANRQLIARRMLERLHAEGGQLLDINHNLVSPAHIAGQDGWLHRKGATPSDQGVLVIPGSRGDYSYLVQPLADERSLLSLAHGAGRKWMRSDCKERLATRYSAKQLERTALGSRVICADRALIYEEAPEAYKAIDSVVGALREAGLLRVLARLKPVLTYKTRGGCC